The nucleotide window TTTAGACTCTGCCTGATCTTCTAAGTGATCTTCAGGCCATGTAGTCTTACttgtcaaataaaaaatataagacACACTTTTACCAATAATCTCTGCAGAAGCCTTTTTTTAGTAGTTTGATCAATAGGCAAAAACCTCACATTTAATTGGGATAACTTTCAAAGACAACTTTAATGTGCATATGAAGACATGAACAACAGATGACACATCAAAGCATACAAAGTGAAGTGTCTTAATAAAAAACGATAGATGTCTGGTCCTAGAAATGTACACTCAGAATTTCATTTGTCTCGATATCTAATCAAATCAGTTTGCTTGGAAATTAGAATAATGCCTTTGTTGCAACTGGTGTCTTCTTGAAAAGCATCAACATTTGAATTAATATAATAAACCAATACATTAGAAGATATAGCAGAGCTGCTGTTTTAACATCAAAGATCAGACCGATGCTTTGATGAGTGAATGATGAGATTATATTATCCTTGGTCATGGAGCGAAGAAGATACAGAGGAAGATATCCCACGTTATATGTAGTCTTTGCAGAAGGAACGTCTGTGTTTCCCCTTGTCTCACAGGGTTAGATTCTAAAAGGGGTTTTAAAGAAACACCTCACAACAGCTTTTACAAAAATCGTTTCCCGCTGGCTCCAAATTGTTGCTGAGAGTCGGTTATCAGTCCTTGAAAATTGATGAAAATTGTTCCATTTGTCTAAATTAAAATGTCCTCTTCGGGTTTTCATTGTGTGAAATAATTGCTCACTTTCTTCCCATTCATGTCCGTAGAATCATCGGACTGTACAGCCACTGAAGGCTTAACAAGGTCCCTAGGAGTTATTTTTCAATTCTTCACCAGGTTTATTTCACAGTCCTCTTCTTTAAGATGTATGATGGAGCAAAGTGGACCGGAGACATGAATGAGACAATACGCCAGCCTGCATATGGTCAAGTCGGatgtagtgagaggtggaggcttactaaagaaaaaaaaaccttgGTGCCGTTTTAGAAAGGAGCTCCTACTTTTCTACAATAACAGTGTAATTGGCCAATAATTACACTAATTACACTGAAATTACAGAAAGCGTGGAGCGGTTATTTGGAACTGTTATTTGATGGGTTTTAGAAGACAGAAATGAGTGCAAAGACCCCGTATAGGAGACCACACGGGTACGCAACCAGCAGCTGCTGCCCGTCCATGGCCAGCGCCGAGATGAAGATCTTTGATGCTGAGAGGCTACACCAGCCAATGATTGCTGCCGTTAGTATAATTCCCAGCATGCCCCTAAAGAGGACAAGAAATAAAAAGGATGTTACCTTTTACTGTTTTAAATGTAGCTATTTTGATGAAATTCAAAGACACCATTATTAACCATGCAGCATAGGTTACATAGTACTACACAATAACTTACTTAAGCTGAGCTTATTTGGAAGTCCTACAATACTAACACAACGACTGAAAAATGTAAACTTCTTCAGGGCTGTAACGGTTTCTTTATTGAGCGATATTCCAGGTCTCAGTCTGGTGCATGCAGCAGACTGAGACCTGGAAACATATGTAGTTAGCAACATATGTTGAGATTAAAACAACAAGTTGTTTGGTGTGTGGAGTCACACACACTTTGGTAGTGTGAACGATAATCAGAGCTGGAAGACCCTCCTACAGTTGCAAGTCAGCTTCAACAGCAACAAAGAGAGAGCTGTGGACAGAGGTGCTCCACCGTTGTAGGGTATGTGAATAGAAACATAGCCAACAGCTATTTCATGGCAGAACCCAGATGTGCCGAGACGAGATAGTCATTTCTAccagtatttttttatttatttgttttattgtattgaGAATCTTTTGAGTTGTATATACTATTGAGAACGGTTGCCTTTTCTTGAAGTGTTTGTTAAACCTATAATGTAATACAGAAATGTTTTATTATGAACACAGTATGCCTAAATTGTGTCTTTCTCTATCACTTTGTCACACTGCCATACTCTTTGTTGAAAACAAATGGAAACATGGCATTCTTATGCTTTTGTTTTTTTCGtgttgttccaaactcacaccaTACAGGGACTCCCTTTTACTGTTACACCCCAGGTGTCAAGTAATAGATAATGTCTAGCAGTGCGGTCTATAGACAAATAAAAGCCTTTGCTTGTTTTACAGGTTTTAAAGAGTTTTTTATCTCTGTACTCACTGTAAAGAGAGGAGGACTCCAAAGGTGGAGAGGAGGATCATGGGGAGGAGGCAGTAGCCCAACACGCTGGCCACACAGCCGAAGGAGACGCCCGTCATACTCATGAGGTTCAGGAGGCAGTACATGCCGAGGCAGCCGATCGCACTGATACCGTACACGTAGCCAAACTGGATCTTACCCGTCTGTTAACAGAAAGCAAACAAAGTTCACAGTCAGATATAGATATGCACACACTGACATGATGACAGCTGTACAGGCTGTAACAAAAGGTGCAGCATGTCAGTGCCTGATTATACTTCTACAGATtctatcttgcctcaaaacgattcagagaaactagtccatgcatttgttacttcaaggctggattattgtaactctttattatcagggagtaccaagaagtcagtcaagtcgcttcagctgattcaaaatgctgcagctcgtgtactaaccagagttaggaaaagggaccacattactcctgttctggctgccttacactggctccctatagaacacaggatagaatttaaaattcttcttctcgcctacaaagcccttaatgggcaggcgccatcttaccttaaagaactcattataccctactgtcctactagggcattgcgttccaagaatgcagggttgttggttgttcctagagtctctaaaagtacaatgggagccagagcattttcttatcaagctccacatttgtggaatcagcttccagtttgtgtccgggcggcagacaccctatccgtttttaagagtgcgcttaagaccttcctttttgataaagcttatagttagggctgattagattcagcccctagttttgctgatataggcttagtttgtcgggggacatcttacttcttccttctctctgtctatacctgtgtactctcatgttccgattaacccagcttccccaaatttctttctttttggtgtctatatacgctgggatccggagtcatggatgatcctgcggtcctgtgtcctggatcgcgagtcgtggctgtggtcctggatcatcggtcctggatggatatcctcgtggattcatcttcctattatacacacatgcatttccaaacatttggactacctatgttgcaaatgtattatcttttcaatttacacacggcatctattgcacgtctgtccgtcctgggagagggatccctcctctgttgctctccctgaggtttctcccatttttccctttaaactgtgggttttcttcggaagtttttccttgtacgatgtgagggtctaaggacagagggtgtcgtatacaaactgtgaagtccactgagacaaatgtaacatttgtgatattgggctatataaataaacattgattgattgattgattctaaACACCAACATTAACTACATGATTTACCAGAAGGAGAGTAGCTCCGAAAGCCAAACAGAAGACCATCGGGCCAGCCAGGTCTGTCTCATTCATGATGCTGCCGTCTGCCACCTTCATTGGATGGAGGACCGTCAGAGTCTTCTGCCAGATATGGTCAAAGTTGATACCTAATTCTAAGACGGAGAAAACACACATCAGGCATTTTGGAAACTGGATCTATGATCAAACATAGGAGGTAGGAAcaaatgaacacaaatacattTCAAGAGATATGTAGGGACTTCTAAAAAGGATGACATAATAATTGTATATGTAGGTAGTTTACCTAGTCCTGGATTTAAGCTGCACCATTgttttacttgcactatttattTAATGCAATGTTTAACTTCCTTATTTCTTTTATGTCTTGTTGTATTGTGTGTTGCACTGTTAGCGGGGGCCTGGGACCTAAGATGTTCAGTGCAAAACAACTACACTGTTGCTTTTGTGCAAAGGaccaataaagcctttgaatcttaGCTCTTCAACCCAAAGAATACAAGAGATGCAATTGCATACCTTCAGAAGGCGCACTGGTTTGCTTTAAACTAggactgtcaagttaacgcgtttcAGGAATGCTCAGACCTTTCAGTCAGCGTTTTGCAGGCCGATGAAAGCGTTTATCTTCATCTTATCTATCTAGGTCACTCTCATTTAAGTATAAAGAGTGTGGATTTGACCGATGAGCGACATTTTAACGTGTGTGTACCACACGAGTGCAATGGAGGTTAACATTGTGATTTCAGCTCTATATAAATGActgaaataataatacaaataaaataaatataagatACATTTCTAAAGTGTAAGAAGCAGGAAGTGAAACTACCATTTAAATCCACAACACAGCGTTATAAACAGCAACCAACAACATTTTGGAAAAGTTAGTTCTGCTAATTTGAAGTCACTTGTTCAGATAGCCAGCCTTGGATTTGTCAGCACTTCCTACTCTGTCAAAACTCCCTTGCAGCTATTAGATTCTCTGACGGTGCTGCAACTGTTGAATGACACCTTAATATCTACATCAACAAAATCAGCAATAGGGATCAACTGACAGAATAACAATCAGATCATTTCAGCACATTTAACAAAACATACAGTGACAATGTGGTTTGCCTACCTTCTAGCAGTGGCGGCTCATCATCGAAGCTGCTTCCATACATGGATTGTGACGGGGACGGAGTGTAGGTCTGTGTGGGCTGGAAGATTTGTCCTGTgtaaggctgctggggctgcaTCACCCCCTGGGGAGCGTAGCCCATGGGCTGGGAGTAGTCGTACTGACCATCGTATGGCCTGGGGAAAACAGAATGAAAATGATCAACAGTACTCTCTTTGACTCCAAGAACATGAAATGCCTTGCAGGTTACTTTCTGATGATGTCATTTCAATTAGACAGtagtatttctttttttttaacagacACTTTAtcttaaatcacatttacaaaTACATTGAATAGACGTAAAAGAAGGTATTCAGCAACACAAACACGTTAGGTAGGTCAGTCTTTAGCAGCTGAAATGGAACATCAACTATCAAGTTGCCCTTTTGGATGCGATGTGAACAGCTGAGGGAGTATTAGGTAATGGAGGttttcttcacttacttgtaTGGGGTTTCAGCATTGTTGTAGCCCTGGGCTGCCTGGTTTTGGtcatctacactgtagctggaCTGATAAAAGTCTGTGTTGAAAGTGTCAAACCCCGACATCTCTCACTTTGTTGCAAACACAAGGGGAAAAAAAGGAACACAGCTTATCAACTAGGTCAAATATTGTGGTCTACAGTGAGATGGTAAACAACGATGGTGTCGATATAAGAGTTACATTATTTAAGACAACATAGCAATTAGAAAGAAAAAATGTAACATGGTTAAACATATGGACGCTTTCCATAATTATTAGCTTTACTTTCGGTAACTAATGTTAGGTTAGGTGACACAAGACGTTGATTCGTATAACGTTTCAAACACTGTATGTATACACATTAAGCTGACTACTAAACGCATAGGACAGTTAGTTAGAATAGCGGTGACGGTAACGTAAAATCCATGAGTTAAATACCACTGTGATCTAAAGTAGCTAGCTTACGTAGTCAACATCACGCTCAAAACCAAGATAAAAGTGTATGTTTTAGTCTATGATGAAACCACTCGTTTTATTATTAACTGTATACATTATCACATGGTTTAACCATCACAACCACTACAACAACCATGTCGGAATACAACAATAACTGTGGGTGGCTAACGTACCGTTAACTCTGCTGCTAGTAGGTAAGCTAGTGTTAGCAATAACAGTTTTGGATAACTAGCAAGCATAGCTGGTGAATGTCAGTGAAGCCTTCAATATTTAATTGAACTACCCTGTCGTATACATCATTATTAAACTGTAAAGCAATGCAAATGCTTACACGTACCTCTGTTGTTTGACAATTCTACACAGAGCCCTGCCAACTTGGTTGAGGCTGCTACGTGTCAGGAGAAAGGTAAATCTTCCGGGATGACAACAGCCAACAGGAagccttttcttcttcttttgtgtTTTTGGTGGACTGCACACCAACGTTTAAAGTTGCATGCCGCCATCTACTGTACCGGAGTGTGGAACGGCATGACTGAcattatttaaatgatttaattaaggaaaataaaataatatatttcagATATTAACCCTGTATTGTTCAAATAAATAAAGCCCTGTAAACATGAGGTCCAGGaagactcttcttcttctttgtgaATTTTAAGTCTGACTAGACCCGGTgagtcaacccagtctcacggcatttcgtgttcaccaacacgatttttaatctattgattcgtgttcaccatcacgatttgccccttttattcgtgttgcacagcacgattttaaaagcaatgtatttctactggtactaggcttgtttgagacacattgcggctcgcctcgaaagtagacgagagtagccgatcgcagccgggggaggtgtcaaaagctcgcctgaagtcggacagctccgagtcggcttcttcttcttcatcttcttcttcgcattcttcttcttcttctctcggtttttggcgTTTTTggcgttaatgtcagatatgtactaagtaaataaatgtgttcctgctcaagattagattcaactttattgttattgcacagattacaggtactgagacaacgaaatgcagtttagcttctaaccaggtgcaacaagcagtgaagtggaaagtaatgtacacaatctacagaataacatagaatgaattgaatgatgaataaacagtggggtatgaatacactagaaatcagcctgtgagcagtatgaacagtgtgtatgaatatgctaagatatataaagtatgaaaacggtaagcagtatagtataaaatatatagatattaatttcatgatgataaacattgtggaacaatgatgaaaaatgggaatggaagtGGCgatgtaaaactgacacaaaacaacgacaaacttttgccagccaattggagagtttcatcagcagcacgtggtaaaaaccaccaatgagcgctcagctcgagataccagcgagccgtttcccatcaagcatttcgcttccgcagctcgtggagagcaggcttgtttgagacaagcaagacctgcgcagacctgcgcagttgcgatcaacgtcttgctcgtgcgttgcatgatggttagtcattttgtccgacttgctctggaggctcgcccacatgagactttgaaatctcgcgggacaaagacgcccgcagccttgagagcgaggcgaggcgagttggcgcagttgctctccacgagctgcggaagcgaaatgcttgatgggaaacggctcgctggtatctcgagctgagcgcttatTGGTGgtgtttaccacgtgctgctgatgaaactctccaattggctggcaaaagtgtgttgttgttttgtgtcagttttacgtcgccacatccattcccatttttcatcattgttccacaatgtttatcatcatgaaattaatatctatatattttatactatactgcttaccgttttcatactttatatatctta belongs to Pseudochaenichthys georgianus chromosome 14, fPseGeo1.2, whole genome shotgun sequence and includes:
- the LOC117458768 gene encoding protein YIPF5, which gives rise to MSGFDTFNTDFYQSSYSVDDQNQAAQGYNNAETPYKPYDGQYDYSQPMGYAPQGVMQPQQPYTGQIFQPTQTYTPSPSQSMYGSSFDDEPPLLEELGINFDHIWQKTLTVLHPMKVADGSIMNETDLAGPMVFCLAFGATLLLTGKIQFGYVYGISAIGCLGMYCLLNLMSMTGVSFGCVASVLGYCLLPMILLSTFGVLLSLQGMLGIILTAAIIGWCSLSASKIFISALAMDGQQLLVAYPCGLLYGVFALISVF